The Janthinobacterium tructae genome contains the following window.
GAACAGTTCGTCAAGCTGCTGGGCAAATATCCACCCGGCACCCTGGTGCGCCTACGCAGCGGCGAACTGGGCGTGGTGACGCAGCGGGGTGCCGCCCACGTGCATCCGCTCAGCGACCCGCTGGGCGCGCCGCTGGCCGCCGCCCAGCTGGCGCAGATGACGCCGCGCGACACGGGCGACAGCCAGTTCACCATCGTCTCCTCGCTGCATGAAGACGATGCGGGCGTGCATTTCAGCATGCGCAATGTGTGGGGCGATGAGGCGCGGCTGTAGCTGCCTGGATAACGCCGGGCGCCAGACCCGGCACCCGGAAAAATGTCAGCTCACGGTTTCGGTGGGCGGATGCCGGTGTACTGTGCACTGACCAGTAACCATTGCTTGTCGACAAGCCGAGCCACATAACCGGCGCGCAGGGCGAAGGTACGCGCAGCCGCGTCCTGATTGGCGCGGTAGGACAGCCGTGCCGAGATGAGCGCCGTATCGCCAAAAAGACGCACCACCGGCTCATCGACCTGGAGTTGAGGACTCGGCCGTTTCTGCTCCGGCGCATAGAAGGAGGCCATTTTTTCACGCCCGTCCACCTCGCCGACCGGCGATATTTCCACATAATTCTCGGCCGTGGTGGCTTTCAAGGCAACTTGATCAAAGTTATTCTGCGCCTGCGCATGGCGCTGCACCAAAGCCAGCAGTTCGGCGTCGGCAGGAGCCGCCTGCACACCACCGATTGCGCCCAAGGTGCCAAGCAGGCAGGTAGAAAGAAGATGTGAAAGGGTCAATTTCATGCGTATTTCATCCTGGTCGAGGTCATGGAGAA
Protein-coding sequences here:
- a CDS encoding nuclear transport factor 2 family protein; this translates as MKLTLSHLLSTCLLGTLGAIGGVQAAPADAELLALVQRHAQAQNNFDQVALKATTAENYVEISPVGEVDGREKMASFYAPEQKRPSPQLQVDEPVVRLFGDTALISARLSYRANQDAAARTFALRAGYVARLVDKQWLLVSAQYTGIRPPKP